The window GATTCCAATATTATAAAAAAAATCAAACATCTATTCCCTCTCCCTTCGAACATTCAAACATCCAATTCAGCTATCACCGCCTCCATATTCTCCCCATATAATTCTCCTAAATTATCCATTGAATACTCTTCTTACCGATATACCTCTATCTTGAGCAATCATAGCCGGATCTCTTAATTCACTCAAAGCAGCGATAGTTGCTTTTACCATATTATGAGAGTTAGATGAACCCTTAGACTTTGCTAAAACATCAGTTATTCCAGCACTTTCCAATACCGCACGCATCGCTCCTCCTGCTTTCACTCCTGTACCATGAGCAGCTGGCCTAATTAATACCCGAGCACCACCGAACTTAGATAATTGCTCATGTGGAATTGTGCCTTTATAAATAGGTATTCTAATTAAATTCTTCTTTGCTACCATCACACCTTTAGCGATTGCAGCAGTTACTTCACCTGCTTTCCCCAATCCCCAACCAACAATACCATTTTCATCCCCCACTACAACAATAGCTGCAAAACTAAATGTACGCCCTCCTTTAGTAACCTTAGTTACACGCTTAACTGCAACTAATCTCTCTTTTAATTCCAAATCTGAAGTCGTTCTTACCCTGTTACTAGTCATTACTACTCATTTTCTAATTAAAACTTAAGTCCTTCCTCACGGGCAGCATCTGCCAATTCTTTTACTCTACCATGATACAAATACCCATTTCTATCAAAAACTACCGATCGAATACCCACTTCTTTAGCCTTTTGAGCCACCAATACTCCTGTTCTATAGGCAATTTTTTTCTTAGAAACTTTTTCTGTAATTCCAAGAGATGACGCAACTACTAAAGTATTACCCGTTGAATCATCGATCAACTGCGAATAAATCTGCCTGTTGCTTCTAAATACGGTCAAACGCGGACGTTCAGCAGTACCAAAAATATACTTACGAATACGTTTTTTTATTTTAATCCTCCTTAATCCCTTTGCAGTCATAGTATTTCAACTTCTAAAATTTTTACTTGCCAGCTGATTTTCCCGACTTTCTGCGAATTAATTCACCTACAAAACGAATTCCCTTACCCTTATAAGGCTCTACTCTACGAAAAGAACGTATCTTTGCACACACTTGCCCAAGCAATTGCTTGTCCGCCGACTCTAAAATAATGAGCGAGTTTTTATTACGTTCACTTTTAGTTTCAACTTTAATTTCAGGAGGCAATTGCAAATAAATGTTATGTGAGTATCCCAATGCAAAATCTAACAAATTCCCAGTGTTTGTAACACGATACCCTACCCCTACTAGTTCCAACTCTTTTCTATAACCTTTTGAAACACCAATTACCATGTTATTAATTAAAGAACGATACAATCCATGCAAAGCACAATTTTTCTTTTCATTATCTAGCCTATGTACCATTACCTTATCCTCTCCTATTTCAACTCTAATGACCGGATGATTTATCTCTTGATACAATTCTGCTTCTGGACCCTTTACTATGATCGCATTCCCCTTTTGTATTACAGTTACTCTCTCCGGTATCACTATAGGAAGTATTCCTATTCTTGACATACTATCTTCATCAATAAATATAACATAAAACCTCACCGCCGATTTTCAAATCGCGTGCCTCTTTATCTGTCATTACCCCTTTTGAAGTAGATAATATAGCTATACCTAAACCATTCAATACACGAGACATTTTTCTATAACTCGTATACTTACGCAATCCTGGTTTAGATATTCGCTTTAACACTTTAATTGCATTTACTTTATTTATATTACTATACTTCATAGCAATTTTGATTTTACCCTGATGCTTATCTTCTATAAATCTATAATCCCAAATGTAACCCTTGTTACAAAGGATTTTCGTAATCTCTTTTTTCAAATTTGACGCAGGAATTTCTACTATTTTATGTTTGGCTTTAATAGCATTCCGCAATCTTGTTAGATAATCTGCAATCGGATCTGTCATATGAACTTAATCGAAGTTAACTTAACTTTATCAAAAAACATTCAAATATAAAATATATATACAGGGATACCTTTCATTTTTCTTAAAATTCCACAGAAAAAGAAACCACACAACTCCCCCCCCCTTGTTACCAGCTTGCTTTTCTAACGCCCGGCACTAATCCCATAGAAGCCATTTCTCTCAATTGAATGCGAGAGATGCCAAATTGACGAATATACCCTTTAGAACGCCCTGTAATTCTGCAACGATTATGCAAACGTACAGGAGATGCATTTTTAGGTAGAGCTTGTAAAGAATCATAATTACCTTCCTTTTTTAATCGAACTCTCTTATCTACATACTTAGCAACTAATCTTGCCCGTTTCAACTCACGAGCCTTCATTGATTCTTTAGCCATAATATCCCCTTTCTTAAACTTTCTTTATATTCCTAAACGGTAAACTAAATTCCCTCAACAAAGCATAACCTTCCATATTTGTTTTTGCAGAAGTAACAAATGTAATATTCATTCCCATTATTTTAATAATATTATCAATATTTATCTCAGGAAAAATAATTTGTTCACGAATACCAATCGTACAATTACCTCCTCCATCAAATTTACTCTCTATTCCTTTAAAATCACGAATACGAGGCAAAGCTATACGCATCAAACGTTCAAGAAATTCATACATTCGTTCACGGCGCAAAGTAACCTTCACTCCAATAGGCATTCTTCTACGAAGTTTAAAGTTAGATATATCTTTCTTTGAAAGAGTTACCACTGCTTTTTGACCCGTAATAGAAGTCAATTCTTGAATAGAAACATCAATAAGTTTTTTATCAACTACAGCATCTCCTAGTCCCTGATTGACCACTATTTTCTGTAACACAGGCACCTGCATCACAGAAGAGTAATTAAATTCTTTAATTAAAGCCGGTATAATTCTTTCTTGATATTCTTTCTTCAAGTTAGCCATATCAGTATTCATTATTTAATTTCATCCCCTGACTTTTTAGAAAAACGAATTAACATTCCTCTTTCACCTAATTTACGACCAATACGCACAGGTTTTCCAGTTTTAGGATCTAAAACATTCAAATTTGAAATATGAATAGAAGCTTCTTTCTTCTCAAATCCCCCCTGAGGATTTTTTGCACTTGGCTTAATAGTCTTAGAAATAATATTAACCCCCTCTACCAAAGCACGTTGCTTACCAAGAAACACTTTTAATACACACCCTATCTTACCCTTATAGTCACCAGCATTTACATAGACTGTATCGCCTTTTTTAATATGTAATTTGTTCATTTTTATCACACTTTTTGTAAACAAAAATTCTACAACACCTCCGGAGCCAAAGACACAATTTTCATATTTACAGTACGAAGTTCACGAGCGACAGGACCAAAAATACGACTACCTCTTATCTCCCCCGTACTATTCAAAAGCACACAAGCATTGTCATCAAAACGAATATAAGAACCATCTTCACGACGAATTTCCTTTTTTACACGTACAATAATCGCTTTAGATACTATACCCTTTTTTATATCGCTAGACGGAACAACAGTCTTAACTGTTACAACAATTATATCTCCCACAGAAGCATAACGCCTTCGCGTTCCTCCCAACACTCGAATACAAAGTACTTCCTTTGCTCCAGAATTGTCAGTTACTATAAGTCTAGATTCCTGCTGTATCATAATCACTTAGCTCTTGAAACTATTTTTACCAATCTCCATCTTTTGATTTTGCTCAGAGGACGAGTTTCCATAATTTTCACAATATCACCAACACTACATTCACTTTTCTCATCATGAACATGAAACTTTTTTGTTTTATTTATAAACTTTCCATATATAGGATGTTTCTCCTTCCATTTCACAGCAACAGTAACAGACTTGTCCATTTTATTACTAAAAACAACCCCTATCTTCTCTTTCCTTAAATTTCTATTTTTCATTTATCTTGTCATTAATTTCTCTTTGACGCATCTCAGTCTTCATACGTGCAATCTCTCTACGTGACTGAGTAATTACTGCCGAATTACTTAATGGAGAAATACTATGACTAATTTTTCTTTGCTCATATATTTTCGTTTCAACCTTCAATCTCTCCCTTAATTCAGTAGTAGTTAAATCTCTAATTTCTGTAAACTTCATATCTTAACTTCTCTGTAATATCTGTAATATCTTTCATTCTTTCGGTATAAAATCATTTCCCAGCACCTATTATTCTTATCACATCCGACATCATCTATCAGATATCAGAATTCTAAAACAGGTATTCTAATCAAAATACTCACCTATCCAAATATCTGTTAGGAATCTATAACCATACTTAGGAATCTATAACCATACTTAGGAATCTATAACCATACTTCTTCTTACTGCGTACCAAACTCTTTTTTTATATATGGCAAAAAATCACCTAAGTCCCTTCTTATAAGAAACATTACTACCAACAGCAATCTACATGAATTCATTCTTCTGTCATCTTGGATATTTACAAATATAATAACAACAAAGCTATGTATTACTACAATGATTGTTGTTATATCGCTATGTAGACTACATATTTTACTATTTTAAAATATTAAAATCATAATCATGTCTTACAATAAATTTTGTCGTAACTGGAAGCTTTTGAGCAGCCAATCTCAAAGCTTCCTTCGCAACATCAAATACTACCCCTTCAACCTCAAAAAGAATTCTTCCTGGTGTAACCGGCACAACAAATCCCTCAGGAGACCCTTTACCTTTACCCATACGCACTTCAGCTGGCTTTTTAGTAATAGGTTTATCGGGGAAAATTCTAACCCATACTTGACCTTGACGCTGCATACAACGAGTCACAGCAATACGCGCAGCCTCTATTTGCTGTCCTGTAATCCATTTTGCTTGCAATGTTTTTATCCCAAAAGAACCAAAAGATAGCCTATTACCACGCTGTGCATTACCTTTCATTCGCCCCTTTTGTGATCTCCTAAATTTTGTTTTTTTCGGCTGTAACATTTTCTTTTTCGCTACGTAGATTGTGAATCTACTATTTTCTAATGAAAAAAACTATAATCTTATATATTTTATATATTACTCATTCTTTTTTATGCCATTCCTTTTCCTTCTTTTGACACTTTTATCCCCACTACCTTCATACCTATTCATCCCTCTTTGGCTAGCAAATTGAACAACAAAATCCTGTTTACTATACACTTCACCACGACAAATCCAAACTTTCACACCTAACAAACCAACTTTAGTCAAAGCTTCAC of the Candidatus Azobacteroides pseudotrichonymphae genomovar. CFP2 genome contains:
- the rpsE gene encoding 30S ribosomal protein S5, translated to MTSNRVRTTSDLELKERLVAVKRVTKVTKGGRTFSFAAIVVVGDENGIVGWGLGKAGEVTAAIAKGVMVAKKNLIRIPIYKGTIPHEQLSKFGGARVLIRPAAHGTGVKAGGAMRAVLESAGITDVLAKSKGSSNSHNMVKATIAALSELRDPAMIAQDRGISVRRVFNG
- the rplR gene encoding 50S ribosomal protein L18 is translated as MTAKGLRRIKIKKRIRKYIFGTAERPRLTVFRSNRQIYSQLIDDSTGNTLVVASSLGITEKVSKKKIAYRTGVLVAQKAKEVGIRSVVFDRNGYLYHGRVKELADAAREEGLKF
- the rplF gene encoding 50S ribosomal protein L6, yielding MSRIGILPIVIPERVTVIQKGNAIIVKGPEAELYQEINHPVIRVEIGEDKVMVHRLDNEKKNCALHGLYRSLINNMVIGVSKGYRKELELVGVGYRVTNTGNLLDFALGYSHNIYLQLPPEIKVETKSERNKNSLIILESADKQLLGQVCAKIRSFRRVEPYKGKGIRFVGELIRRKSGKSAGK
- the rpsH gene encoding 30S ribosomal protein S8, which translates into the protein MTDPIADYLTRLRNAIKAKHKIVEIPASNLKKEITKILCNKGYIWDYRFIEDKHQGKIKIAMKYSNINKVNAIKVLKRISKPGLRKYTSYRKMSRVLNGLGIAILSTSKGVMTDKEARDLKIGGEVLCYIY
- the rpsN gene encoding 30S ribosomal protein S14; the protein is MAKESMKARELKRARLVAKYVDKRVRLKKEGNYDSLQALPKNASPVRLHNRCRITGRSKGYIRQFGISRIQLREMASMGLVPGVRKASW
- the rplE gene encoding 50S ribosomal protein L5, which translates into the protein MNTDMANLKKEYQERIIPALIKEFNYSSVMQVPVLQKIVVNQGLGDAVVDKKLIDVSIQELTSITGQKAVVTLSKKDISNFKLRRRMPIGVKVTLRRERMYEFLERLMRIALPRIRDFKGIESKFDGGGNCTIGIREQIIFPEINIDNIIKIMGMNITFVTSAKTNMEGYALLREFSLPFRNIKKV
- the rplX gene encoding 50S ribosomal protein L24, encoding MNKLHIKKGDTVYVNAGDYKGKIGCVLKVFLGKQRALVEGVNIISKTIKPSAKNPQGGFEKKEASIHISNLNVLDPKTGKPVRIGRKLGERGMLIRFSKKSGDEIK
- the rplN gene encoding 50S ribosomal protein L14, with protein sequence MIQQESRLIVTDNSGAKEVLCIRVLGGTRRRYASVGDIIVVTVKTVVPSSDIKKGIVSKAIIVRVKKEIRREDGSYIRFDDNACVLLNSTGEIRGSRIFGPVARELRTVNMKIVSLAPEVL
- the rpsQ gene encoding 30S ribosomal protein S17, giving the protein MKNRNLRKEKIGVVFSNKMDKSVTVAVKWKEKHPIYGKFINKTKKFHVHDEKSECSVGDIVKIMETRPLSKIKRWRLVKIVSRAK
- the rpmC gene encoding 50S ribosomal protein L29, with protein sequence MKFTEIRDLTTTELRERLKVETKIYEQRKISHSISPLSNSAVITQSRREIARMKTEMRQREINDKINEK
- the rplP gene encoding 50S ribosomal protein L16, which produces MLQPKKTKFRRSQKGRMKGNAQRGNRLSFGSFGIKTLQAKWITGQQIEAARIAVTRCMQRQGQVWVRIFPDKPITKKPAEVRMGKGKGSPEGFVVPVTPGRILFEVEGVVFDVAKEALRLAAQKLPVTTKFIVRHDYDFNILK